A segment of the Salminus brasiliensis chromosome 1, fSalBra1.hap2, whole genome shotgun sequence genome:
AGGCCTGAGTTGCTTTTGTGCTTTATATTAGATATCTTATCAAATAGCAGATATTTCTGTAGCCATTATCTGTCTATACGGATGTGATATCATTGTACATCTTCTGCTCTAGTCCTGTTGCTCAATGTTAGCCCATTTCCTTTTAGATCAACTTGAGTGTTGCCATGGTGGACAACAAAACTATGGTCAACGGGGTTCCTCTCAAGCCCTCAGAAGTGACAAGGATGACATGCCAAGCTTTGCTGTGTAagtaaatatcaaataaatatacataattgTAAAGGTTTACCTagcactgtactgtatttgATACTTTTGTATATGTTTTTAGTCTTTTAAATTTAGGTTTAAGTACAGTTCAAAATATCATATGAGCTCACTGCTTATAAACAAAACAattgtattttctgttttctgtcatCTCCACAGTAGATGACAGTAATGATACCTTCAGTGATGGGGCTGGGGACTTGGTCAGCAGTGTGTTGAGACTGATGCTGGAGCAGTCATATATGCAGAGTGAAGCAGGAGAAGATGTGCTACTGCTGACTTTAGGTCAGGAGATGATCCAGCTGGGCCAAGAAAATGTAACTATCACATTTTTGGCAGTTTTATTTATGCTGTAGCTGTTTGGAGACAATTCACACTATGTTTAGCACATTCAGGAGCTTGAAAGATTAAAAAGCTTGCATTTGGATAATTGCTTTTAGACATATAGGGCCTTTTGGACACCAATTATGTTtgtttcagatctttagacagttgctgaGAGGAGCCTATATTTGATGAGTATTagaacataaatatataaaatatattcagCTGCATGTTCCTAATTACAGTTTGTGATGGCCTCAGGCTAGTCAAGGTCTAAGACCTTTGCAGTGCTtttgtgtcccaatatttgcacaggccacactgaTTGTTTGTTTTCTACAATTTGAAAGATAGTAACATTACGATTTGctaaaaaatattgtaaatagttTTTATGTTTGATGAGTGCAGAGGCTGTGTTCACTATTTCTCAACTAAAAAAGGACAGTGTGCCAGGGGTGACCAAACGTGTTCTTCACAACACAATGTCCTTATTCTGCCTCTGtttgaatctgcaggtgtggcAGCCAGATGTGTGGGAGATGAAAATGCTGTTGAATCAGAACTCTGAGGAGGTTACTCAAGTACACGACCTCTTCCCCATGTTGAAGAGCAAGATCTCATCCATACCACGAGAAAACGACATAATCATGACTGACGAATCCATCCCTAAAAAAGGTAGGTGTTCTTGTCCAACACGTATTTGTAGTCAGGAATTagaatgtcttatttttattctttttttttttttctagttaaCTTTATATGACAAGcactaatataaatataattggTTTTCTTATTCTCCAGATGAGGACCAAGTTCTGCACACTACAAGTCACTACCCACTAAAACAGGCTGAAACTACCCAGGAGGAAATCGCTGCTCCAGGGAAACTGCCTGAGACACCTCTGCGTATGGACCCCAGCACGCTGTATGAGTCTGCACAGGAGGAAGTAGTTAATCCAGATGACCTGCTGCCAGAGGTTCCTCTGAGACAGTCCCCCTCCTCTTATAATGTAAGCCAGTGACACCCTAATGGATGAAATTATCTCTTCTGATCACTCTTTAATGAAGGCAGTATTTGTGTAGgcgtcactgcacagtagagcagtgcaccaccactccactTAATCTTCCAGAATGTCTTTTACAATCAAACGGAGGCTTTAATTTGCCTTTGTCGCTAACCTATGAGCAGAAACCTGACCACTGTTGCTTTTAACTGCCCTGTGGTCCCCAAACTTTTACATGCCACTGCACCAGAATTAACCCTACAGATCAGTTtgttattactgtattaaagCGTTATTTCCTACCCTGTTTCCTTTTATCTGTCCCTTTGCA
Coding sequences within it:
- the ginm1 gene encoding glycoprotein integral membrane protein 1 isoform X1; the protein is MASSWRIFSTVFSLTVVFISTFSETRQLSTEHLINVTALSENEESSYNVQINLSVAMVDNKTMVNGVPLKPSEVTRMTCQALLLDDSNDTFSDGAGDLVSSVLRLMLEQSYMQSEAGEDVLLLTLGQEMIQLGQENVWQPDVWEMKMLLNQNSEEVTQVHDLFPMLKSKISSIPRENDIIMTDESIPKKDEDQVLHTTSHYPLKQAETTQEEIAAPGKLPETPLRMDPSTLYESAQEEVVNPDDLLPEVPLRQSPSSYNVVCQWVEELRDRLRRFCSESLPLFFLIMWVVVVGVVGSAVIIKILDLLFPTCEHKGFFHLNPETLMPEEEKQRLVDNVEVETETGEKSCLREDSY
- the ginm1 gene encoding glycoprotein integral membrane protein 1 isoform X2: MASSWRIFSTVFSLTVVFISTFSETRQLSTEHLINVTALSENEESSYNVQINLSVAMVDNKTMVNGVPLKPSEVTRMTCQALLYDSNDTFSDGAGDLVSSVLRLMLEQSYMQSEAGEDVLLLTLGQEMIQLGQENVWQPDVWEMKMLLNQNSEEVTQVHDLFPMLKSKISSIPRENDIIMTDESIPKKDEDQVLHTTSHYPLKQAETTQEEIAAPGKLPETPLRMDPSTLYESAQEEVVNPDDLLPEVPLRQSPSSYNVVCQWVEELRDRLRRFCSESLPLFFLIMWVVVVGVVGSAVIIKILDLLFPTCEHKGFFHLNPETLMPEEEKQRLVDNVEVETETGEKSCLREDSY